A window of the Streptomyces sp. Ag109_O5-10 genome harbors these coding sequences:
- a CDS encoding nuclear transport factor 2 family protein, whose amino-acid sequence MDTWEAAERFVRVWARGWAAHDVDALLALYAEDCVHRSMPFRAPHRGRDELAAYLRWSFEAERVTDVRFSAPLVGPDGVAAAEFRVRSEERGAAAEFRVRSEERGAAAEFRVRSEERGAAATLAGCVFVRFDGRGLAVESRDYWHTADGHQEPAGRLFLL is encoded by the coding sequence TTGGACACGTGGGAGGCCGCGGAGCGCTTCGTCCGGGTCTGGGCGCGGGGCTGGGCCGCGCACGACGTGGACGCGCTGCTCGCCCTGTACGCCGAGGACTGTGTGCATCGTTCGATGCCGTTCCGCGCCCCGCACCGGGGCCGGGACGAACTCGCGGCCTATCTGCGCTGGTCGTTCGAGGCGGAGCGGGTGACGGACGTCAGGTTCTCGGCGCCGCTGGTGGGCCCGGACGGGGTCGCGGCGGCGGAGTTCCGGGTGCGGTCCGAGGAGAGGGGTGCGGCGGCGGAGTTCCGGGTGCGGTCCGAGGAGAGGGGTGCGGCGGCGGAGTTCCGGGTGCGGTCCGAGGAGAGGGGTGCGGCGGCCACGCTGGCGGGGTGCGTGTTCGTGCGCTTCGACGGGCGAGGGCTCGCGGTGGAGAGCCGGGACTACTGGCACACCGCGGACGGGCACCAGGAGCCGGCCGGGCGGCTCTTCCTGCTCTGA
- a CDS encoding GNAT family N-acetyltransferase, producing MSVPQGREGAPHVLDNPARASLTGPHARFAERRGRILRYPVDVSPWLALPDDPGADDWADLAALAGPGTEVPLPGYRGALPEGWELTMNIAGVQLVDEGMDAVPEPSAVRLGPADVPEILDLIERTRPGPFLPRTIELGTYLGIRRDGRLIAMAGERLHPPGWTEISAVCTDPAHRGEGLATRLIRAVAHGIRERGETPFLHTGAENTTAIRLYESLGFRLRRRTAFIAARVPEPLGQSSAEPAGVPAL from the coding sequence ATGAGCGTCCCGCAGGGCCGCGAGGGCGCTCCGCACGTCCTGGACAATCCGGCCCGCGCCTCGCTCACCGGCCCGCACGCCCGGTTCGCCGAGCGGCGCGGCCGGATCCTGCGCTATCCGGTCGACGTCTCCCCATGGCTGGCGCTGCCCGACGATCCCGGCGCCGACGACTGGGCGGACCTCGCCGCCCTGGCCGGCCCCGGCACGGAGGTCCCGCTGCCCGGCTACCGCGGTGCACTCCCGGAGGGCTGGGAGCTCACGATGAACATCGCGGGGGTGCAACTGGTGGACGAGGGCATGGACGCCGTCCCGGAACCGTCCGCGGTCCGGCTCGGACCGGCCGACGTACCCGAGATCCTCGACCTGATCGAGCGCACCCGCCCCGGCCCGTTCCTGCCCCGCACCATCGAGCTCGGCACCTACCTGGGCATCCGCCGGGACGGCAGGCTGATCGCGATGGCAGGGGAGCGGCTGCACCCGCCGGGCTGGACCGAGATCAGCGCGGTCTGCACCGACCCCGCCCACCGCGGCGAGGGCCTCGCGACCCGGCTGATCCGCGCGGTCGCGCACGGCATCCGGGAACGCGGCGAGACGCCCTTCCTGCACACCGGCGCCGAGAACACCACCGCGATCCGGCTGTACGAGTCGCTCGGCTTCCGCCTGCGCCGCCGTACCGCCTTCATCGCGGCCAGGGTGCCGGAGCCGCTCGGTCAGTCGTCGGCGGAACCGGCCGGGGTGCCGGCGTTGTAG
- a CDS encoding GntR family transcriptional regulator gives MARTTPHDHSESEGQPLYWQIATQLLGELRDGTLPPGERLPAERQLARHFGVSRETVRQALEVLRHSGLVATDRRGSHATLHGRPVESPVSLAFPVGAGPTEHGAVDRATVTWEEPPPEHAAALGLAPHRPTLVHRYESASPDGHALRTAVTSFSVVALTEVEELGRYRDRADGSAAAQLRRTYDWMRKAGLTLHHRDSITQVADASSVRVTRRVHDQYARPLEITDLVVDAQQDALVYEFTVPAAG, from the coding sequence ATGGCCCGCACCACCCCCCACGACCACTCCGAGAGCGAAGGACAGCCCCTCTACTGGCAGATCGCGACACAACTCCTCGGCGAACTGCGCGACGGCACCCTACCGCCGGGAGAACGGCTCCCGGCGGAACGGCAGTTGGCTCGGCACTTCGGGGTCAGCCGGGAGACCGTCCGGCAGGCGCTGGAGGTGCTGCGGCACAGCGGACTGGTGGCCACCGACCGGCGGGGCAGCCACGCCACGCTGCACGGCCGTCCGGTGGAGAGCCCGGTCTCCCTGGCCTTCCCGGTGGGCGCCGGGCCCACGGAGCACGGTGCGGTCGACCGGGCCACGGTGACCTGGGAGGAGCCGCCTCCGGAGCACGCGGCGGCGCTGGGGCTGGCCCCGCACCGGCCGACCCTGGTGCACCGCTACGAGTCCGCCTCCCCCGACGGTCACGCCCTGCGGACCGCCGTGACGTCGTTCTCGGTCGTGGCCCTGACCGAGGTCGAGGAACTGGGCCGCTACCGGGACCGGGCCGACGGCTCTGCCGCCGCGCAGCTGCGCCGGACCTACGACTGGATGCGCAAGGCGGGCCTCACCCTGCACCACCGGGACTCCATCACCCAGGTCGCGGACGCGTCGTCGGTGCGGGTGACCCGCCGGGTGCACGACCAGTACGCCCGCCCGCTGGAGATCACCGACCTGGTGGTGGACGCCCAGCAGGACGCGCTGGTCTACGAGTTCACGGTGCCCGCCGCGGGCTGA
- a CDS encoding putative protein N(5)-glutamine methyltransferase, producing the protein MTSLSDSDTTAAVVSALRTAGCVFAEDEAELILATARTPDELAAMVDRRAAGQPLEHVLGWAEFHGLRILVEPGVFVPRRRTEFLVDQALAQAPGASVVVDLCCGSGAVGAALAAALRDAELHAADIDPAAVACARRNIAPYGGHAHTGDLFEALPAALRGRTGILAANVPYVPSGEVGLLPAEAREHEPLVALDGGGDGLDVLRRVAAGAREWLAPGGCVLVETSEHQADDAVRTFRRAGLATRLAVSDELYANVVIGVRAD; encoded by the coding sequence ATGACCTCACTCTCCGATTCCGACACCACCGCCGCCGTCGTCTCCGCGCTGCGCACCGCCGGCTGCGTCTTCGCCGAGGACGAGGCGGAGCTGATCCTCGCCACCGCCCGCACCCCGGACGAGCTGGCCGCCATGGTGGACCGGCGAGCCGCCGGACAGCCCCTCGAACACGTCCTCGGCTGGGCGGAGTTCCACGGGCTGCGCATCCTGGTGGAGCCCGGCGTGTTCGTGCCCCGTCGCCGTACCGAGTTCCTCGTCGACCAGGCCCTCGCCCAGGCGCCCGGCGCGTCCGTCGTCGTCGACCTGTGCTGCGGCTCCGGCGCGGTCGGCGCGGCCCTCGCCGCCGCGCTCCGGGACGCCGAACTGCACGCCGCCGACATCGACCCGGCCGCGGTCGCCTGCGCCCGCCGCAACATCGCCCCCTACGGAGGCCACGCCCACACCGGCGACCTGTTCGAGGCCCTGCCCGCGGCTCTGCGAGGGCGGACCGGCATCCTCGCCGCCAACGTGCCCTATGTCCCCAGCGGCGAGGTGGGACTGCTGCCCGCCGAGGCCCGTGAGCACGAGCCGCTGGTCGCCCTCGACGGCGGCGGCGACGGACTCGACGTACTGCGCAGGGTCGCCGCGGGAGCCCGCGAGTGGCTGGCGCCCGGCGGTTGCGTCCTGGTGGAGACGAGCGAGCACCAGGCCGATGACGCCGTCCGCACCTTCCGGCGCGCCGGACTCGCCACCCGGCTCGCGGTCTCCGACGAGCTGTACGCGAACGTCGTGATCGGCGTGCGCGCCGACTAG
- a CDS encoding MarR family winged helix-turn-helix transcriptional regulator: protein MTAFARRARASAGRMHPELSLVSYTLLGHLEERGGCRATDLAAHYALDKSTVSRQVAALERAGLIERRLDPEDHRVQVLHLTDAGEEILAQVTRSRRAAFQERLADWPEADLIRFAAYLERYNAGTPAGSADD, encoded by the coding sequence ATGACGGCGTTCGCGCGCCGGGCCCGGGCGTCGGCCGGGCGCATGCACCCCGAACTGTCGCTGGTGTCGTACACGCTGCTCGGGCACCTGGAGGAGCGCGGCGGCTGCCGGGCCACCGACCTGGCCGCGCACTACGCGCTGGACAAGTCGACGGTCAGCCGGCAGGTGGCGGCACTGGAGCGGGCGGGGCTGATCGAGCGGCGCCTGGACCCGGAGGACCACCGGGTCCAGGTACTGCACCTGACGGATGCGGGAGAGGAGATCCTGGCCCAGGTCACGCGCAGCCGCCGGGCCGCCTTCCAGGAGCGGCTGGCGGACTGGCCGGAGGCGGACCTGATCAGGTTCGCCGCATACCTGGAGCGCTACAACGCCGGCACCCCGGCCGGTTCCGCCGACGACTGA
- a CDS encoding sulfite oxidase-like oxidoreductase: MNVTRGFVGRPRVHNAGLPPGQYDAGEDWPVLSAEVTPELAPADWSFRVDGLVAEPRTWDWDAAQALPASAYEGDIHCVTSWSKFGVRFGGVSLDAFFDVVRPHGSATHAVAYSHTGYTANLPLADLTGGRAWIAFDYEGEPLPAEHGGPARLLVPHLYFWKSAKWIAGLTLLDHDEPGFWERNGYHARGNPWQEQRYAGD; the protein is encoded by the coding sequence ATGAACGTCACCCGAGGCTTCGTCGGCCGCCCCCGAGTCCACAACGCCGGACTGCCGCCCGGCCAGTACGACGCGGGCGAGGACTGGCCGGTGCTCTCCGCCGAGGTGACACCGGAACTCGCGCCCGCCGACTGGTCGTTCCGCGTCGACGGCCTGGTGGCCGAGCCCCGCACCTGGGACTGGGACGCGGCGCAGGCGCTCCCCGCGTCGGCCTACGAGGGTGACATCCACTGCGTGACCAGTTGGTCGAAGTTCGGGGTGCGGTTCGGCGGCGTCTCGCTCGACGCGTTCTTCGATGTGGTGCGCCCCCATGGGTCCGCCACACATGCCGTCGCCTACTCGCACACGGGGTACACCGCCAACCTGCCACTCGCGGACCTCACCGGCGGCCGGGCGTGGATCGCCTTCGACTACGAGGGCGAACCGCTGCCCGCCGAGCACGGCGGCCCGGCGCGGCTGCTGGTGCCCCATCTGTACTTCTGGAAGAGCGCCAAGTGGATCGCCGGCCTCACCCTCCTCGACCACGACGAGCCCGGGTTCTGGGAGCGCAACGGCTACCACGCGCGGGGCAACCCGTGGCAGGAGCAGAGGTACGCCGGTGACTGA
- a CDS encoding SpoIIE family protein phosphatase — translation MSPAEASVPEGREPVRGPVRPGGLLDVLNVASVVLDAKGRIVLWSPQAEELFGYSAQEALGQYAARLMVHERHIELVGKLFADVMSTGRSWAGGFPIRHKDGSTHVVEFRNMRLMDDNGDVFALGLAADQSTVRRLEQDVALSERIVQQSPIGLAVFDTDLRFMSVNPAMERMNGVPAEEHVGRTIREVLPALDADALESAYLRVLQTGEPVIDQSAVGRTPADPDVEHIWSVSVYRLDDALENVLGVATSVVDITEPYRAGVEAENARRRLAVIADASTRIGTTLDLERTARELADVAVPELADVAAVQLLDAVVEGRSGTLGPAEPAVLRTLAVRAEEKADAVQAADAPGAVARYAPDRLVTACVRTGESVVVPRAKGEHLARIAPSPEAAVLLDRAGVHSYLAVPLIARGEVLGALDLKRTRNPASFDDDDLLLARELAARAAVQIDNARWYENARTTALTLQRSLLPAHPRLTPGLEVSSRYQPAGATVEVGGDWFDVIPLDGGRTALVVGDVMGSGINAAATMGRLRTATTTLAALGLDPAVLLEHLDKTTSGLDHSIATCVYAVYDPQQRRCRIANAGHLPPARVRPGRPPELLDLPTGVPLGVGGVAFATTSVDFEPGDELVFYTDGLVETRTHSLDERLDELLALLDGPARPLEEVCDLLLRELHHPDNHDDVALLIARARELP, via the coding sequence ATGAGTCCAGCCGAGGCCTCGGTGCCGGAGGGCCGGGAGCCCGTGCGCGGACCCGTGCGCCCGGGCGGGCTGCTGGACGTCCTGAACGTGGCCTCGGTCGTGCTGGACGCCAAGGGACGGATCGTGCTGTGGAGCCCGCAGGCCGAGGAGCTGTTCGGCTATTCGGCGCAGGAGGCGCTCGGCCAGTACGCGGCCCGGCTGATGGTGCACGAGCGCCACATCGAGCTGGTCGGCAAGCTGTTCGCGGACGTGATGAGCACCGGGCGGAGCTGGGCCGGCGGCTTCCCGATCCGCCACAAGGACGGCTCCACCCATGTGGTCGAGTTCCGCAACATGCGGCTCATGGACGACAACGGCGACGTGTTCGCGCTGGGTCTGGCGGCCGACCAGTCGACGGTGCGCCGGCTGGAGCAGGACGTCGCGCTGTCCGAACGGATCGTGCAGCAGTCGCCGATCGGTCTTGCCGTCTTCGACACCGACCTGCGCTTCATGTCGGTCAACCCGGCGATGGAGCGGATGAACGGGGTCCCGGCCGAGGAGCACGTCGGACGGACGATCCGCGAGGTACTGCCCGCGCTGGACGCCGACGCGCTGGAGTCGGCCTACCTGCGGGTGCTGCAGACCGGTGAGCCGGTCATCGACCAGTCCGCGGTGGGCCGAACACCGGCCGATCCGGACGTGGAGCACATCTGGTCCGTGTCGGTCTACCGGCTGGACGACGCGCTGGAGAACGTGCTGGGGGTGGCCACCTCGGTGGTGGACATCACCGAGCCGTACCGGGCCGGTGTCGAGGCCGAGAACGCGCGCCGCCGGCTGGCCGTGATCGCCGATGCCTCCACCCGTATCGGCACCACCCTGGACCTGGAGCGCACCGCCCGGGAGCTGGCCGACGTCGCCGTGCCGGAGCTGGCCGACGTGGCGGCCGTTCAGCTGCTGGACGCGGTGGTCGAGGGCCGCAGCGGCACCCTCGGGCCGGCCGAGCCCGCCGTGCTGCGGACCCTCGCCGTGCGCGCGGAGGAGAAGGCGGACGCGGTCCAGGCCGCAGACGCGCCGGGGGCGGTGGCCAGGTACGCGCCGGACCGGCTGGTCACGGCGTGCGTACGCACCGGGGAGTCGGTCGTCGTCCCGCGGGCCAAGGGCGAGCACCTGGCGCGGATCGCCCCCTCCCCCGAGGCCGCGGTGCTGCTGGACCGGGCCGGGGTGCACTCGTATCTGGCCGTGCCGCTCATCGCGCGCGGTGAGGTGCTGGGTGCCCTCGACCTCAAGCGCACCCGCAATCCGGCGTCCTTCGACGACGACGATCTGCTGCTGGCCCGGGAACTGGCGGCGCGCGCGGCCGTCCAGATCGACAACGCCCGCTGGTACGAGAACGCCCGCACCACCGCCCTGACCCTCCAGCGCAGCCTGCTGCCCGCACACCCCCGGCTCACCCCCGGCCTGGAGGTCTCCTCCCGCTACCAGCCGGCGGGCGCCACGGTCGAGGTGGGCGGCGACTGGTTCGACGTCATTCCGCTGGACGGCGGGCGAACCGCTCTCGTGGTGGGCGACGTGATGGGCAGCGGCATCAACGCTGCCGCGACGATGGGCCGGCTGCGCACCGCGACCACCACCCTGGCCGCACTGGGCCTCGACCCGGCGGTCCTCCTCGAACACCTGGACAAGACCACGTCGGGCCTCGACCACTCCATCGCGACCTGCGTCTACGCCGTGTACGACCCGCAACAGCGCCGGTGCCGGATCGCCAACGCCGGCCACCTGCCCCCGGCCCGGGTCCGCCCCGGCCGCCCGCCGGAACTCCTCGACCTGCCCACCGGGGTCCCGCTGGGCGTCGGCGGGGTCGCCTTCGCCACCACGTCCGTCGACTTCGAGCCCGGCGACGAGCTGGTGTTCTACACCGACGGCCTGGTGGAGACGCGCACGCACTCCCTGGACGAACGCCTCGACGAACTGCTGGCCCTGCTGGACGGCCCGGCCCGCCCGCTGGAGGAGGTCTGCGACCTGCTGCTGCGGGAACTGCACCACCCCGACAACCACGACGACGTGGCACTGCTCATCGCGCGGGCCCGGGAACTGCCGTAG
- a CDS encoding serine hydrolase has product MSQHEPQPQSQPRSQAQPQPQPQVQVHGHCDPRFAAVREAFEENFRDREELGAAVAVTAGGETVVDLWGGWADPARSRPWERDTVVNVWSTTKGPVALCAHVLADRGLLDLDAPVADYWPEFAAAGKERVLVRHLLSHRAGLSGLREPHSLDDLYDWELTTARLAATEPWWEPGSRSGYHALTYGFLVGEVVRRVSGLLPGAFLEREVTGPLGIDFTVGLPEKEAGRAAELVHPRVVSDSEQAAIFSQLAPAAVAALANPGVGASAANTPGWRAAEIPAANGHGTARAVAALYGVFAGLGEYGGLRVLSPEAAERVREGQGSCRDLVLGAGFEHETEIGLGLWLSGANGSYGPNPRAFGHDGFGGSCGLADPEAGVSLGYVMNRMGPRIADDPRKTALVNAVYACL; this is encoded by the coding sequence ATGTCCCAGCACGAGCCACAGCCGCAGTCACAGCCCCGGTCCCAGGCCCAGCCCCAGCCCCAGCCCCAAGTCCAGGTCCACGGCCACTGCGATCCGCGTTTCGCGGCGGTGCGGGAGGCGTTCGAGGAGAACTTCCGGGACAGGGAGGAGCTGGGTGCCGCCGTCGCGGTGACGGCCGGCGGCGAGACGGTGGTGGACCTGTGGGGCGGCTGGGCGGATCCGGCGCGCAGCCGGCCGTGGGAGCGGGACACCGTGGTCAACGTCTGGTCCACCACCAAGGGCCCGGTGGCCCTGTGTGCGCACGTCCTCGCCGACCGGGGGCTGCTCGATCTCGACGCGCCGGTGGCCGACTACTGGCCCGAGTTCGCGGCGGCAGGCAAGGAGCGGGTCCTGGTCCGCCACCTGCTCTCGCACCGGGCCGGGCTGTCCGGGCTGCGCGAGCCGCACTCGCTCGACGACCTGTACGACTGGGAGCTGACGACGGCGCGGCTGGCCGCGACGGAGCCCTGGTGGGAGCCGGGGAGCAGGTCCGGCTATCACGCGCTGACCTACGGCTTCCTGGTCGGCGAGGTGGTGCGGCGGGTGTCGGGGCTGCTGCCGGGGGCGTTCCTGGAGCGGGAGGTCACCGGGCCGCTGGGCATCGACTTCACGGTCGGGCTGCCGGAGAAGGAGGCGGGCCGGGCGGCCGAGCTGGTGCATCCCCGGGTCGTGTCGGACAGCGAACAGGCCGCGATCTTCAGCCAGTTGGCGCCCGCCGCGGTCGCCGCCCTGGCCAATCCGGGGGTGGGTGCGAGCGCGGCGAACACCCCCGGGTGGCGGGCGGCCGAGATCCCGGCCGCCAACGGGCACGGCACGGCCCGGGCGGTCGCGGCGCTGTACGGGGTGTTCGCGGGCCTGGGCGAGTACGGCGGCCTGCGGGTGCTGTCGCCGGAGGCCGCCGAGCGGGTGCGGGAGGGCCAGGGCAGTTGCCGTGACCTGGTGCTGGGGGCGGGCTTCGAGCACGAGACCGAGATCGGGCTGGGGCTCTGGCTGAGCGGGGCGAACGGCTCGTACGGGCCGAACCCGCGAGCCTTCGGGCATGACGGCTTCGGTGGCTCCTGCGGGTTGGCCGACCCGGAAGCGGGGGTCTCCCTCGGCTATGTCATGAACCGCATGGGGCCGCGGATCGCGGACGATCCGCGGAAGACGGCCCTGGTCAACGCCGTTTACGCGTGTCTGTGA
- a CDS encoding class I SAM-dependent methyltransferase: MFSPEGPSLRELAVQALSSVERGYDLLAPKFDHTPFRTPDSVLEAVAKALTPLGPFEDGLDLCCGTGAGTAVLAQVCRHGVTGVDFSAGMLEIARRQPSPEGPDVTYVRGDARALPFRPAFDLVVSFGAFGHFLPWELPGLFGQVHAVLRPGGAFAFPVLAPPRPSSPGYWMLLGFDAVMRVRNALWRPPFVMYYRAFRLGAVLAELARAGFSVELSALPEFGERGDGSPRARLVVARRGQPAAGTVNS, encoded by the coding sequence ATGTTCAGCCCCGAAGGCCCGAGCCTGCGTGAACTCGCCGTCCAGGCCCTGTCCTCGGTCGAGCGCGGCTACGACCTGCTGGCCCCGAAGTTCGACCACACCCCGTTCCGGACGCCCGACTCGGTGCTCGAGGCGGTCGCGAAGGCGCTCACCCCGCTCGGCCCCTTCGAGGACGGCCTCGACCTGTGCTGCGGGACGGGCGCGGGCACCGCAGTCCTGGCCCAGGTGTGCCGGCACGGCGTCACCGGCGTCGACTTCAGCGCCGGCATGCTGGAGATCGCCCGCCGGCAGCCCTCGCCCGAGGGCCCGGACGTCACCTACGTGCGCGGCGACGCCCGGGCCCTGCCGTTCCGGCCCGCCTTCGACCTGGTCGTCAGCTTCGGGGCGTTCGGCCACTTCCTGCCCTGGGAGCTGCCCGGCCTCTTCGGCCAGGTCCACGCGGTGCTGCGGCCGGGCGGCGCCTTCGCCTTCCCGGTGCTCGCGCCGCCGCGGCCCAGCAGCCCCGGATACTGGATGCTGCTGGGCTTCGACGCCGTGATGCGGGTCCGCAACGCCCTGTGGCGGCCTCCGTTCGTCATGTACTACCGGGCCTTCCGGCTCGGTGCCGTGCTGGCGGAACTGGCGCGGGCGGGCTTCTCCGTGGAACTGTCCGCGCTGCCCGAGTTCGGCGAGCGCGGCGACGGCAGCCCGCGCGCCCGGCTGGTGGTGGCCCGGCGCGGTCAGCCCGCGGCGGGCACCGTGAACTCGTAG
- a CDS encoding ferredoxin reductase, whose product MTETTTGTAFAPPTRFAVPGRIEVGGQAAAVWQRATITGIRRETPHAATFRFAVPAWAGHLPGQHLMLRLTAADGYTAQRHYSLASAPDGSGHIELTLDHVPGGEVSGWFHTVARPGDTVEVRGPLSGFFAWPGDRPALLFGAGSGVVPLMSMVRHHRNLTLDVPLRMVVSARSPAELIYARELGAETTTVFTRAAPQGVPVGRMSAAHVAPLLAEQPAGGWEAYVCGSNGFAEHASRLLVAAGQPVERIRIERFG is encoded by the coding sequence GTGACTGAGACGACGACCGGGACCGCCTTCGCTCCCCCGACGCGCTTCGCGGTCCCCGGCCGCATCGAGGTCGGCGGCCAGGCCGCGGCGGTGTGGCAGCGGGCCACGATCACCGGGATACGGCGTGAGACCCCGCACGCGGCGACCTTCCGGTTCGCGGTGCCGGCCTGGGCGGGGCATCTGCCGGGGCAGCACCTGATGCTGCGGCTGACCGCCGCCGACGGCTACACGGCCCAGCGCCACTACTCCCTCGCCTCCGCGCCGGACGGCTCCGGGCACATCGAGCTGACGCTGGACCACGTACCGGGCGGCGAGGTCTCCGGCTGGTTCCACACGGTGGCCCGGCCCGGCGACACCGTCGAGGTGCGCGGCCCGCTGAGCGGCTTCTTCGCCTGGCCCGGCGACCGGCCCGCACTCCTGTTCGGCGCCGGTTCCGGGGTCGTACCGCTGATGTCGATGGTCCGGCACCACCGGAACCTGACCCTGGACGTGCCGCTGCGCATGGTGGTGTCGGCACGCTCCCCCGCGGAGCTGATCTACGCGCGGGAGCTGGGCGCCGAGACCACGACCGTGTTCACCCGCGCCGCACCCCAGGGTGTGCCGGTGGGACGTATGTCCGCCGCACATGTGGCCCCGCTCCTGGCCGAACAGCCCGCGGGTGGGTGGGAGGCCTATGTGTGCGGCTCCAACGGGTTCGCGGAGCATGCCTCCCGGCTGCTCGTGGCGGCCGGGCAGCCGGTGGAGCGGATCCGCATCGAGCGCTTCGGCTGA
- a CDS encoding acetylxylan esterase, with product MALFDLPLDELREHRSTSVAPDDFDAFWSKTLQEARAHDLDARFEPVDAGLSTVDVYDVTFAGFGGHPVKGWLRLPAGTSEPLPLVVEFVGYGGGRGLAHENLLWASTGRAHFTMDTRGQGSAWGGGGGTADPVGGGPAYPGFMTRGIDAPENYYYRRVFTDAVRAVEAARSHPLADATRTVALGASQGGGITIAVGGLVPDLVAVAPDVPFLCDFPRATTLTDRHPYREIALFLKTHRGRSADVRRTLSYFDGVHFAARGRAPALFSAALEDQTCPPSTVFAAFNSWAHDDKTIEVYDFNDHEGGGPYHEAAKARWLRSYV from the coding sequence ATGGCCCTGTTCGACCTCCCTCTCGACGAGCTCCGCGAGCACCGCAGCACGTCGGTGGCGCCCGACGACTTCGACGCCTTCTGGTCCAAGACGCTCCAGGAAGCCCGCGCACACGATCTCGACGCCCGTTTCGAGCCGGTCGACGCCGGGCTGTCCACGGTCGACGTCTACGACGTGACGTTCGCCGGGTTCGGCGGCCACCCGGTCAAGGGCTGGCTGCGGCTGCCGGCCGGCACCAGCGAACCGCTGCCGCTGGTCGTGGAGTTCGTCGGGTACGGCGGCGGACGCGGGCTGGCGCACGAGAACCTGCTCTGGGCGTCGACGGGACGGGCGCACTTCACGATGGACACCCGCGGGCAGGGCAGCGCCTGGGGCGGCGGGGGCGGCACCGCGGACCCGGTGGGCGGCGGCCCGGCGTACCCCGGGTTCATGACCCGGGGCATCGACGCACCCGAGAACTACTACTACCGCCGGGTGTTCACGGACGCGGTCCGGGCGGTTGAGGCGGCCCGCTCGCATCCGCTGGCCGACGCGACGCGGACCGTGGCGCTCGGCGCCAGCCAGGGCGGCGGGATCACCATCGCCGTCGGCGGTCTGGTGCCCGACCTGGTCGCGGTCGCGCCCGACGTGCCGTTCCTGTGCGACTTCCCGCGCGCCACCACGCTGACCGACCGTCACCCGTACCGGGAGATCGCCCTGTTCCTGAAGACGCACCGCGGCCGCTCCGCGGACGTGCGGCGCACCCTGTCCTACTTCGACGGGGTGCACTTCGCGGCGCGCGGCCGGGCCCCGGCGCTGTTCTCGGCGGCCCTGGAGGACCAGACCTGTCCGCCCTCCACCGTCTTCGCAGCCTTCAACTCCTGGGCACACGACGACAAGACCATCGAGGTGTACGACTTCAACGACCACGAGGGCGGCGGCCCGTACCACGAGGCAGCGAAGGCCCGCTGGCTGCGCTCGTACGTCTGA
- a CDS encoding NADP-dependent oxidoreductase: MPKAYVYTRHGGPETEAFAELDRPVPGPGELLIAVRAAGVNPVDWKLRGGFRRPGEGEARFPVVLGSEAAGVVEAIGEGVTGFAVGDEVFGNTSGGAFAEYALLAASVTAHKPASLSFADAATLPVAGATAYDGVRQLDLPEGATLLVTGAGGGVGAAVLQIAHARGLRVVGVASEAKKDLVESLGALHVASGPGLAERVRAVVPGGVDGVYDLVGGEVLAEAAGLLADRTKLITAGAAPDAVAALGGARVARARTAAVLDEVAELVVAGELDPHVSRTFPLDRADEALRAVEEGHALGKIVIEVGI, from the coding sequence ATGCCCAAGGCGTACGTCTACACCAGGCACGGCGGGCCCGAGACCGAGGCATTCGCCGAGCTGGACCGGCCCGTTCCCGGCCCCGGTGAACTGCTGATCGCGGTCCGCGCGGCGGGGGTCAACCCCGTCGACTGGAAGCTGCGGGGCGGCTTCCGCCGCCCCGGCGAGGGGGAGGCACGCTTCCCGGTCGTCCTCGGCAGCGAGGCCGCGGGTGTGGTCGAGGCGATCGGTGAGGGTGTCACCGGCTTCGCGGTCGGCGACGAGGTCTTCGGCAACACCTCCGGCGGCGCGTTCGCCGAGTACGCCCTGCTGGCGGCGTCCGTGACGGCGCACAAGCCCGCCTCACTGTCCTTCGCCGACGCCGCCACCCTGCCGGTCGCAGGGGCCACCGCCTACGACGGCGTGCGCCAGCTCGACCTGCCCGAGGGCGCGACCCTGCTGGTCACCGGCGCGGGCGGCGGGGTCGGCGCGGCGGTCCTGCAGATCGCGCACGCCCGGGGCCTGCGGGTGGTCGGTGTGGCGAGCGAGGCCAAGAAGGACCTCGTCGAGTCGCTGGGCGCCCTGCACGTGGCCTCCGGCCCCGGCCTGGCCGAGCGGGTGCGGGCCGTCGTGCCCGGCGGCGTGGACGGCGTCTACGACCTGGTCGGCGGCGAGGTGCTCGCGGAGGCGGCCGGCCTGCTCGCCGACCGCACCAAGCTGATCACCGCGGGTGCCGCGCCGGACGCGGTGGCCGCCCTGGGCGGGGCCCGGGTGGCACGCGCGCGCACCGCCGCCGTCCTGGACGAGGTGGCCGAGCTCGTCGTGGCCGGCGAACTCGACCCGCATGTCTCGCGGACCTTCCCGCTGGACAGGGCCGACGAGGCGCTGCGCGCCGTCGAGGAGGGACACGCCCTCGGCAAGATCGTGATCGAGGTCGGCATATGA